In Elaeis guineensis isolate ETL-2024a chromosome 1, EG11, whole genome shotgun sequence, a genomic segment contains:
- the LOC105039470 gene encoding LOW QUALITY PROTEIN: ras-related protein RGP1 (The sequence of the model RefSeq protein was modified relative to this genomic sequence to represent the inferred CDS: inserted 1 base in 1 codon), translated as MSNLYGEFNQRIDYVFKVVLIGDSAVGKSQLLARFARNEFSLDSKATIGVEFQTRTLAIDHKTVKAQIWDTAGQERYRAVTSAYYRGAVGAMLVYDMTKRQSFDHVARWLDELRGHADKNIVIMLIGNKSDLGTLRAVPTEDAKEFAQRENLCFMETSALEATNVETAFLTVLTEIYRIISKKALVANEETESGGNSSLLKGTKIXVPGQEQPSGTKSACCMSS; from the exons ATGTCGAATCTTTACGGGGAATTCAACCAGAGGATCGACTATGTGTTTAAGGTGGTGCTGATCGGGGACTCGGCGGTCGGGAAATCACAGCTGCTGGCGCGCTTCGCCCGCAACGAATTCAGCCTGGATTCCAAGGCCACCATCGGCGTCGAGTTCCAGACACGCACCCTCGCCATCGACCACAAGACCGTCAAGGCTCAGATTTGGGACACTGCCGGACAAGAACG GTACCGGGCAGTGACAAGTGCATACTACCGAGGTGCAGTGGGGGCGATGCTGGTCTATGATATGACCAAGCGCCAGTCATTTGATCATGTGGCAAGGTGGCTGGATGAACTACGTGGGCATGCTGACAAGAACATTGTTATCATGCTCATTGGGAACAAGTCTGACCTTGGGACCCTTCGTGCCGTCCCCACAGAGGATGCAAAGGAATTTGCGCAGCGTGAGAACCTGTGCTTCATGGAGACCTCTGCACTCGAGGCAACTAATGTTGAGACTGCTTTCCTGACTGTCCTCACTGAGATTTACCGCATCATTAGCAAGAAGGCTCTTGTTGCCAATGAGGAGACTGAATCCGGCGGGAACTCAAGCCTACTAAAAGGAACTAAGA GTGTCCCTGGCCAGGAGCAACCAAGTGGGACCAAATCTGCATGTTGTATGTCCTCGTAG
- the LOC105039471 gene encoding LOW QUALITY PROTEIN: uncharacterized protein (The sequence of the model RefSeq protein was modified relative to this genomic sequence to represent the inferred CDS: inserted 1 base in 1 codon) gives MEDDEGAYRLGSDPTPARPAIVSFGLLSARRLSSCFSEPSRVVPVARRTLAWVSLQGRLVGAQESTSAXAVGQGLRPVEATAWELFSPLHRVLIVAIVAVAVAESKKAQKISQLQRSVDIRDQVLLSMQKKLDDLCEQLNSSKYESMGNARQAVPVDNQFVADGMLKQKGAEFCSCDHPFPELIPESGIIPNSKNLSNWTRDVNEMDTTKEDVFKTSHVNIGEQEERRMSDLSDICSSITSSMDIQLSALAEEQEFYNLKKECEEKDATIKELTAAAHASSATASKRTVELEEIIKRKNMVITRLKKDMVVLEQKAIQLTRLQRQSSAASNISLQLPVMTNNILYDLSSTSPSSSDSESSVEHKECQHRSLVTHNSPEWCKLGAVTSPTSAKSCGSSSILTDRFPKQHSVSPAKDSCDPHKYDTVQDCNIVAIKSQAQPSAKSASSLSRTRESFLKRRSVNHVVQNYSTHRADSAVALKPKRSESTGGDFKRARRHNHSESKCRASQKRWV, from the exons ATGGAGGACGACGAAGGCGCCTACCGGCTCGGCTCGGACCCGACTCCCGCGCGCCCTGCCATCGTCTCTTTCGGCCTCCTCTCCGCGCGCCGTCTTTCGAGCTGCTTCAGCGAGCCGAGCCGGGTGGTCCCCGTGGCGAGGAGGACGCTGGCCTGGGTCTCCCTCCAGGGCCGGCTGGTCGGCGCCCAGGAGTCCACGTCGG AAGCCGTGGGCCAGGGCTTGAGGCCAGTGGAAGCCACAGCTTGGGAGCTCTTCAGCCCCCTCCATCGCGTCCTCATCGTCGCGATCGTCGCCGTCGCCGTCGCCGAGTCCAAGAAAGCTCAGAAGATATCTCAGTTGCAGCGATCCGTTGATATCAgg GACCAAGTGCTTCTAAGCATGCAGAAGAAACTTGATGACCTGTGTGAACagttgaactcttcaaagtatgAATCCATGGGAAACGCCAGACAAGCCGTCCCAGTGGATAATCAGTTTGTTGCTGATGGAATGCTAAAACAGAAAGGAGCTGAATTTTGCAGCTGTGATCATCCATTTCCTGAGCTGATTCCAGAAAGTGGGATTATTCCAAATTCTAAGAATTTATCCAATTGGACAAGG GATGTTAATGAAATGGACACTACTAAAGAAGATGTTTTTAAGACAAGCCATGTGAACATAGGAGAGCAAGAGGAACGCAGGATGTCCGATCTTTCTGATATTTGTTCCAGCATCACATCTTCCATGGACATCCAG CTGAGTGCACTGGCGGAAGAGCAAGAGTTTTACAATCTCAAGAAGGAATGTGAAGAGAAAGATGCCACCATAAAGGAACTGACTGCTGCTGCACATGCATCTAGTGCCACTGCGTCTAAG AGAACTGTGGAGCTGGAAGAGATCATAAAAAGGAAAAACATGGTGATCACGAGATTAAAGAAAGATATGGTAGTTCTAGAGCAAAAG GCTATTCAACTGACGAGGCTTCAGAGACAATCTTCTGCTGCATCAAATATTAGTTTGCAACTTCCAGTCATGACAAATAATATTCTCTACGACCTGAGCAGCACAAGTCCATCGTCGTCAGATTCTGAGTCTTCAGTTGAGCATAAAGAATGCCAACACCGTAGTCTAGTTACACATAATAGTCCTGAATGGTGCAAATTGGGAGCTGTTACGAGTCCGACATCAGCAAAATCATGTGGTTCCTCAAGCATCTTGACAGATAGATTCCCAAAGCAACATTCCGTTAGTCCTGCTAAAGACTCCTGTGATCCACATAAATATGACACCGTGCAAGATTGCAACATTGTAGCAATCAAGAGTCAGGCTCAACCTTCAGCAAAATCTGCTAGTTCCTTGTCCAGAACAAGAGAGAGCTTCCTGAAGCGGAGATCTGTTAATCATGTTGTGCAAAATTATAGTACTCACAGAGCTGACTCAGCTGTGGCATTGAAGCCAAAGAGATCAGAATCTACTGGTGGAGATTTCAAGAGAGCTAGAAGGCATAATCATTCAGAATCAAAGTGCAGAGCTTCACAAAAGAGATGGGTTTAG